DNA from Thermococcus argininiproducens:
CATCTAGAGCCTCAATTGCCTGGATTATCATCTTGTCCCTCGCACCACTTTGCTCTTGGATTCTGATCCTTGTTAATGCCACTCCAACTGTGAAGTATTTTTCAAACCAATCAGTTCCCAAAAATTCTTCGACATTTTCCCTAAGTTTCTCTCCGGCGATGTTAGGAAATTCTGCTTCTGTCTCGAATCCAAACTCTCTAATTTTTCTAGCAAGTTCTGGATGTTCTACAACAAAAGTTGAGTATCCTTTTTCCTTTAACTCTTCTAAGAAAAGAATCAGGTCCTCTGGAACTTCGCCTTTGAGAAGTTTGTCTAGTACTGTTTCTGGCTTTTCTGTGAAAATTCTCTTTCCAATGAGATTGCCGTTCTCATCAAAGGCATAGATTCCCTGTACATTTTCACCTACGTATGCTTTCATGAGCATCACCTTTTCTATTCTTTGCTAAGGAAGTATAAAAGAGTTAAGCTTTTAAACCTACTCTACGTCAAGATTTCATCGCTAATTGTCGAAAAAGTATTACACGTTTACCGAAAGACTTTTATAATGTACAAGCTTAACCTCGGAGAGAATAGCATTAAGCTCATTCATTTAAAAAGGTGATGCCCAATGAAGAAACTGTTAAAGCCAATAAAGGATGTTGGTATCGTTGGTTACGGTGCATACGTGCCAATGTTTAGAATTAAAAATGAGGAGATTGGAAGGGTATGGGGAGTTAGTAGCTTTCCAATCCAAGAAAAATCCGTAAATAATTTGGACGAAGATGCCATAACAATTGGTATTGAAGCTGCTAGAAATGCCCTTAAGAGGGCCCGTATAGATCCGAGGGAGATTAGGGCCCTTTGGTTTGGTACAGAGTCAAAACCTTATGCTGTTAAACCTTCTGCAACTGTCATAGCTGAAGCAATTGGGGCAACTCCCGAGTTAGATGCTGCAGATTTTGAGTTTGCATGTAAAGCCGGAACCGAAGCCCTCCAAGCAGCTATTGGATTTGTGGGTAGTGGCATGGCCAAATATGCTATGGCAATTGGAGCAGATACTTCTCAAGGAAGGCCCGGAGACCATTTAGAATTTACTGCTTCTGCTGGAGGAGCAGCTTATATTGTTGGAGAAAAGAGTAATGAAACCTTAGCATATTTTGAAGGAAGCTACTCTTATGTAACTGATACTCCTGATTTCTGGAGGAGACAACACGAGCACTATCCAAGACATGGTAATAGGTTCACTGGTGAACCTGCTTACTTCCATCAAATAATAAGTGCTGCAAAAGGTCTAATGGAGGAACTCGGTTATTCGCCAAATGATTTTGATTACGCAGTGTTCCATCAACCTAATGTTAAGTTCCCCCTCACTGCAGCAAAGATCCTTGGTATTCCAAAAGAGAAAGTTTTGCCGGGTTTACTCACCGGTGTAATAGGAAACACTTACAGTGGAGCGACTCTTGTAGGAATCTCGGCAGTTTTAGATATCGCAAAGCCAGGAGATAGGATCCTATGGGTGAGCTTTGGAAGTGGGGCAGGAAGCGATGCTTTTAGCCTTATTGTGCAGGATGCGATTGAGGAGAAGAGAGATCTAGCTCCAAAAACAATGGATTACGTGAACAGGAAGAAATATCTCGATTATGCTCTATACGCAAAGCACAGAGGTAAGTACATTTTGTGAGGTGGTTGAAATGAGAAAGCCAGTGATTATTGGTGTGGGCTTAACTCCCGTTGGAGAGCACTGGAAACTTGGTCTTAGAGACCTAGCTGTTGAGGCTTTGCTGAATGCTATGGAAGATGCCGGAGTTGACAAAGTAGATTCACTTTATGTGGGAAATATGGCTTCAGGCTCATTTGTTGAACAAGAAAACCTTGGAGCCCTTATAGCAGATTGGGCAGGTCTTGGGAATATCCCTGCAGTTAAAGTTGAGGGTGCATGTGCAAGTGGTGGAGCTGCAGTCCAAGAAGGTGTAAAGGCTGTAATGAGTGGTCTTGAGGACGTGGTTGCTGTTGTAGGCGTTGAAAAGATGACAGACGCGTGGCCAAGTGATGCAACGAGATATCTGGCATATGCAGCTGATGCCGAGTGGGAGCTTTTCCATGGAGTTAGTTTTGTGGCCCTGAATGCCCTTGCCATGAGGCTTTACATGAAAGAATATGGGTACACTGAGGAGGACTTAGCCCTATTTGCAGTTAATGCTCACGCAAACGGTGCCAAGAATCCATATGCCATGTTCAAAAAGGTAATCAAGGTAGAGACTGTTATGAGGAGTCCTTATATAGCTGATCCATTGAAGCTTTTTGATGCTTCTCCAATAGCTGATGGAGCTGCGGCAGTTATTATCACCACTGAGGAGAAGGCCAAGGAATTTGTGGACAAAGCCAAGATGATCGAGGTTGCTGGAATGGGAAGGGCTATAGACACTATAAACCTCGCTAACAGAAAAGACCTTCTTCTGCTGAAAGCGGCCAAGGTGGCGGCGGAAAGAGCTTACAAAATGGCGGGTGTAGGAGTGGACAATATAGACTTCTTTGAGGTGCATGATGCATTTACAGTTATGGCAGCCCTAAGTTTGGAATCCATAGGAGCTGCAGAGAGAGGGAAGGGTGCTATGCTGGCCAAAGAAGGCCAAATAGCGGTTGATGGTGATTATCCAATT
Protein-coding regions in this window:
- a CDS encoding hydroxymethylglutaryl-CoA synthase, which produces MKKLLKPIKDVGIVGYGAYVPMFRIKNEEIGRVWGVSSFPIQEKSVNNLDEDAITIGIEAARNALKRARIDPREIRALWFGTESKPYAVKPSATVIAEAIGATPELDAADFEFACKAGTEALQAAIGFVGSGMAKYAMAIGADTSQGRPGDHLEFTASAGGAAYIVGEKSNETLAYFEGSYSYVTDTPDFWRRQHEHYPRHGNRFTGEPAYFHQIISAAKGLMEELGYSPNDFDYAVFHQPNVKFPLTAAKILGIPKEKVLPGLLTGVIGNTYSGATLVGISAVLDIAKPGDRILWVSFGSGAGSDAFSLIVQDAIEEKRDLAPKTMDYVNRKKYLDYALYAKHRGKYIL
- a CDS encoding thiolase domain-containing protein, whose translation is MRKPVIIGVGLTPVGEHWKLGLRDLAVEALLNAMEDAGVDKVDSLYVGNMASGSFVEQENLGALIADWAGLGNIPAVKVEGACASGGAAVQEGVKAVMSGLEDVVAVVGVEKMTDAWPSDATRYLAYAADAEWELFHGVSFVALNALAMRLYMKEYGYTEEDLALFAVNAHANGAKNPYAMFKKVIKVETVMRSPYIADPLKLFDASPIADGAAAVIITTEEKAKEFVDKAKMIEVAGMGRAIDTINLANRKDLLLLKAAKVAAERAYKMAGVGVDNIDFFEVHDAFTVMAALSLESIGAAERGKGAMLAKEGQIAVDGDYPIQTLGGLKARGHPVGATGVYQTVEAVWQLRGEAPNQVPDAEVGLTQNIGGTGSNITVTILRRV